One genomic region from Salvia hispanica cultivar TCC Black 2014 chromosome 2, UniMelb_Shisp_WGS_1.0, whole genome shotgun sequence encodes:
- the LOC125207264 gene encoding beta-fructofuranosidase, soluble isoenzyme I-like, with the protein MATEGAASYLPLLSSPTPPRPSKKLLPAILLSSFLLLSLILLLSTNQTPPSQIKLNDAAAADHTSRGVSQGVSEKVFRQVSSNALTFPWNNVMLSWQRTAFHFQPEHNWMNDPNGPLFHKGWYHLFYQYNQESAVWGNITWGHAVSKDLIHWFHLPYAMVPDQWYDVNGVWTGSATILPDGQIIMLYTGDTTDAVQVQCLAYPANLSDPLLIDWVKSPSNPVLFPPPGIGSKDFRDPTTAWLSPGGDKWRITIGSKVNKTGISMVYETADFIKYDLLDGYLHQVAGTGMWECIDFYPVSLTDSNGLDTSVNGPGVKHVMKASMDDDRHDYYAIGIYDPIGNKWTPDNPELDVGIGLRYDYGIFYASKTFYDHNKQRRILWGWISESDAEGLDLMKGWACVQSIPRTVVYDQKTGTDLLQWPVEELESLRGDSVEADVKLGPGSIVPVAIDSASQLDVEVSFEVDQEAVEAAPEAGAGYDCTTSGGAANRGVLGPFGILVLADDNLTESTPIYFYVAKGPNGKTESHFCADELRSSQAPDVVKTVYGSTVPVLGGEKFTIRSLVDHSIVESFAQGGRRVITSRVYPTKAINGAARVFLFNNATGASVTASLKIWKMGSADIRQFPL; encoded by the exons ATGGCCACAGAAGGCGCCGCCTCCTACCTCCCTCTCCTCTCCTCCCCTACTCCGCCCCGCCCTTCCAAAAAGCTCCTCCCCGCCATTCTCCTCTCATCCTTCCTCCTCTTATCACTAATTCTCCTCCTCTCCACAAACCAAACCCCTCCCTCTCAAATCAAACTCAACGACGCCGCCGCCGCAGATCACACCTCGCGAGGAGTGTCGCAGGGCGTGTCGGAGAAGGTTTTCCGGCAAGTCAGCAGCAATGCTTTGACTTTCCCATGGAACAACGTCATGCTATCCTGGCAGCGAACAGCTTTCCACTTTCAACCGGAACACAATTGGATGAATG ATCCTAATG GTCCATTATTCCACAAGGGATGGTATCACCTGTTCTACCAATACAATCAAGAATCAGCTGTGTGGGGTAACATCACATGGGGCCATGCGGTCTCCAAGGATCTAATCCACTGGTTCCACCTCCCCTACGCCATGGTCCCCGACCAATGGTACGACGTCAACGGCGTCTGGACCGGCTCCGCCACCATCCTCCCCGACGGCCAGATCATCATGCTCTACACCGGCGACACCACCGACGCCGTCCAGGTCCAGTGCCTCGCCTACCCGGCCAACCTATCCGACCCGCTTCTCATCGACTGGGTGAAGAGCCCCAGCAACCCGGTCCTCTTCCCCCCGCCCGGGATCGGCTCCAAGGACTTCCGGGACCCCACCACCGCCTGGCTCAGCCCCGGAGGCGACAAGTGGCGCATCACCATCGGTTCCAAGGTTAACAAAACCGGCATCTCCATGGTCTACGAGACGGCCGACTTCATCAAATACGACCTGTTGGATGGCTACTTGCACCAAGTTGCGGGCACGGGTATGTGGGAGTGCATTGACTTCTACCCTGTCTCGTTGACCGACTCAAACGGGTTGGACACGTCGGTCAACGGACCCGGGGTGAAGCATGTGATGAAGGCCAGCATGGATGATGACAGGCACGACTATTATGCCATCGGGATATATGACCCGATCGGCAACAAGTGGACACCCGACAACCCAGAGCTGGACGTCGGCATTGGCCTCCGATATGATTATGGCATTTTCTACGCTTCAAAGACGTTCTACGACCATAATAAGCAGAGGAGGATTCTGTGGGGTTGGATTAGTGAATCTGATGCTGAAGGGCTTGATCTCATGAAAGGATGGGCTTGTGTTCAG TCTATTCCGAGAACGGTTGTGTACGACCAGAAGACAGGTACGGACTTACTTCAGTGGCCAGTGGAAGAGCTTGAGAGCTTACGAGGTGACAGTGTTGAGGCTGATGTGAAGCTTGGACCGGGATCCATTGTGCCTGTTGCAATTGATTCCGCCTCTCAGCTAGATGTGGAGGTGTCGTTTGAGGTCGACCAAGAGGCCGTTGAGGCAGCCCCTGAAGCTGGAGCGGGATACGACTGCACTACCAGCGGTGGTGCTGCCAATAGGGGAGTCTTGGGACCATTCGGAATCCTTGTTCTTGCTGATGACAATCTAACCGAGTCGACACCAATCTACTTCTATGTAGCTAAAGGGCCTAATGGCAAGACAGAGTCTCATTTTTGTGCTGATGAATTAAG aTCTTCCCAAGCTCCTGATGTTGTGAAAACAGTTTATGGAAGCACTGTTCCAGTTTTGGGTGGCGAAAAGTTCACTATTAGATCATTG GTGGACCACTCGATCGTTGAGAGCTTTGCTCAAGGAGGGAGAAGAGTGATCACTTCAAGAGTGTATCCTACAAAGGCCATCAACGGCGCAGCTCGAGTTTTCTTGTTCAACAACGCTACTGGAGCGAGCGTCACTGCATCTCTTAAGATATGGAAAATGGGGTCTGCCGATATTCGCCAGTTTCCCCTCTGA
- the LOC125204318 gene encoding NAC domain-containing protein 7-like has protein sequence MNTFSHVPPGFRFHPTDEELVDYYLRRKITNRSIDMDVIKDIDLYKIEPWDLQELCRIGTEEQNEWYFFSHKDKKYPTGTRTNRATAAGFWKATGRDKAIYSKHDLIGMRKTLVFYKGRAPNGQKSDWIMHEYRLETDENGTPQEEGWVVCRVFKKRIATTQKMSEHDSPVWYEDHVSFMPDMESPKQQTFNPNLAYNSYPYKKEMSLQYGIPADHFLQLPLLESPKVLQPPSSINCRSSGFGNHHQHLDQGYPSAFRNTNDQSVDQVTDWRVLDKFVASQLSHEEASKDNETFPAAEEAGLISGDLSKPDNATTSSSSCQIDLWK, from the exons ATGAATACGTTTTCACACGTTCCTCCGGGCTTCCGTTTCCATCCCACCGACGAAGAACTCGTAGATTATTATCTCCGGAGGAAGATCACTAACAGGAGTATCGACATGGACGTCATCAAAGATATTGATCTCTACAAAATTGAGCCCTGGGATCTCCAAG AGTTATGCAGAATAGGAACGGAAGAGCAAAACGAATGGTACTTTTTCAGCCACAAAGACAAGAAATATCCAACGGGAACGCGCACGAATCGAGCCACAGCAGCCGGGTTCTGGAAAGCAACCGGCCGCGATAAGGCCATCTACTCCAAGCATGACTTGATCGGAATGAGAAAAACCCTAGTTTTCTACAAAGGCCGAGCTCCAAATGGCCAGAAATCAGACTGGATCATGCACGAATATCGCCTCGAAACAGACGAAAACGGAACCCCTCag gaAGAAGGATGGGTGGTGTGCAGGGTTTTCAAGAAGAGGATCGCGACGACGCAGAAAATGAGCGAGCACGATTCTCCGGTGTGGTACGAGGATCATGTGTCGTTCATGCCGGATATGGAATCCCCTAAACAGCAGACGTTCAATCCGAATCTCGCATACAACAGCTATCCGTACAAGAAGGAGATGTCGTTGCAGTACGGAATCCCGGCCGACCACTTCCTCCAGCTGCCCCTTCTAGAAAGCCCCAAGGTTCTTCAGCCTCCCTCCTCCATCAACTGCCGCTCCTCCGGCTTCGGTAACCACCACCAACACCTCGATCAAGGTTACCCCTCAGCATTCAGGAACACCAACGACCAATCTGTGGATCAAGTCACGGATTGGAGGGTTCTCGACAAGTTCGTGGCGTCGCAGCTCAGCCATGAGGAGGCTTCTAAGGACAATGAGACTTTTCCGGCTGCTGAGGAGGCCGGTCTGATTTCCGGGGATTTGAGCAAGCCGGATAATGCAACCACCTCGTCTTCCAGTTGTCAGATTGATCTGTGGAAGTGA